A single genomic interval of Hafnia alvei harbors:
- a CDS encoding fimbrial protein, giving the protein MKMRLCDVKLFLLGVLLSINGSAFAALAPVSGGQAKDDSKSTLYIRGNIFEPAACKINQNNNLDVDFKRIALKKIDGVAFASVTPVDIVCSITTGATVQLEFQGTSSGKSNYLTTSLDNLAIALSDDVTGKNIDLNTFFTIQKTQTIQLRAVPIKISDAVELKEGEFKATSTLVTRYL; this is encoded by the coding sequence ATGAAAATGCGCCTTTGCGACGTAAAATTATTTCTTTTAGGAGTTTTGCTCTCTATTAATGGCTCTGCATTTGCAGCTTTAGCCCCGGTGAGTGGCGGTCAGGCAAAAGATGACTCCAAAAGTACGCTATACATTCGCGGTAATATATTTGAACCAGCCGCCTGCAAAATTAACCAAAACAATAATCTCGATGTGGATTTCAAGCGCATCGCACTAAAAAAAATCGACGGTGTTGCTTTCGCTAGCGTGACTCCCGTCGATATTGTATGCAGCATCACGACAGGGGCAACCGTACAGCTAGAATTTCAGGGGACATCCTCGGGTAAAAGCAACTACCTGACCACAAGCCTTGATAACCTAGCCATTGCCCTCTCAGATGATGTCACCGGCAAAAATATCGATCTGAATACATTCTTTACCATTCAGAAAACACAGACTATTCAACTACGCGCGGTGCCCATAAAAATATCTGATGCGGTGGAATTAAAAGAAGGCGAATTCAAAGCCACATCCACGCTGGTTACACGCTATCTCTGA
- a CDS encoding FaeA/PapI family transcriptional regulator yields MGETRSTDPYLPESCWPKTREVAEESGESIYVTRHWLLQLVGEGKVNCYQGGAGRSNSLRWCIPTR; encoded by the coding sequence ATGGGGGAAACTCGCAGCACAGACCCTTATCTACCTGAATCATGCTGGCCAAAAACCAGAGAGGTTGCAGAAGAAAGTGGTGAAAGCATTTATGTTACGCGCCACTGGTTATTGCAGCTTGTTGGCGAAGGTAAGGTAAATTGCTATCAAGGAGGAGCTGGCCGTAGCAATTCTCTACGCTGGTGCATTCCAACCCGCTAA
- a CDS encoding LuxR C-terminal-related transcriptional regulator, with translation MIRVLIDDDNAFYREGLWNFIKKNFASGDYGTLELLETSQDNLVVSDIVVKIFQNGGAQVCHHELLHRKANLLLVGVCSEAAQPPLSRLPDCLKNVLFVSRKETLNTLGLKLLQAWKRVQLEEERVRNCQECQALYFSPQEEKVVRYICLGFSVERIAWILSLNIKTISSHKRSVMHKFNLNSDAELLALMKIYEERLTYVSGRRRLFYLNTPVIELNNKRRLQEKLIHTVAL, from the coding sequence ATGATTAGAGTTTTGATTGATGATGATAATGCTTTCTACCGTGAAGGTCTGTGGAATTTTATAAAGAAAAACTTTGCTTCAGGTGATTATGGAACCCTTGAACTACTCGAAACCAGTCAAGATAACTTGGTGGTTTCCGATATTGTAGTAAAGATATTCCAAAATGGTGGTGCTCAAGTTTGTCACCATGAGTTATTGCATCGTAAGGCGAATTTGTTGTTGGTTGGCGTATGTAGTGAAGCTGCGCAGCCACCGTTGTCTCGGCTACCTGATTGTTTGAAAAATGTACTGTTTGTTAGCCGCAAAGAAACTTTGAATACGCTGGGCCTCAAGCTGCTGCAGGCGTGGAAGCGTGTACAACTTGAAGAAGAGAGAGTCCGCAACTGTCAGGAGTGCCAAGCGCTCTATTTTTCTCCTCAAGAAGAGAAGGTGGTGCGTTATATATGTCTAGGTTTTAGCGTTGAGCGCATTGCATGGATACTTTCTTTAAATATTAAAACCATTAGCAGCCATAAACGCTCAGTGATGCACAAATTTAATTTGAACAGCGATGCAGAGCTTTTGGCTTTGATGAAAATTTACGAAGAGAGACTCACTTATGTCTCTGGCCGCCGCCGTCTTTTTTATTTAAACACACCAGTGATTGAGTTAAATAATAAACGTCGTTTGCAAGAGAAATTAATTCATACTGTCGCGCTTTAA
- a CDS encoding Wzy polymerase domain-containing protein → MQVINRKAILVMLLIYLALAMHVVIPSMGGSGLRVPGNIVAWIFVALSVLAYWLLNLNQPIITTTTSNLISIGILLLLLPLLYTSEKWLKEAVLQMAGIVAGLVFYFTLLQCRFSARWRVLLLNFLLFATLVQSVVGFIQLTLLPPNSVLMALGDEGVRPTGVFRQVNVMASFMATGLACSLHLLYLPQSLNTRSKTSAVIHHLMHLQQLAALVLLPAMLILLQSRAGYIGAMAVVLINFLLRARSQPRRTAVFICLIIGGILLGYILIAGADLVIPVSHDGSNLERWKILQITLAMMMNHPVVGWGYGSFEYSFAHFALGMTPPITGMGVITHPHNELLFGWVEGGIAALAGYVVLAIAYFRLMVVAWRRTDKSQFTLWLVMLPFAVHTQLEYPFYMSTGHWLIFLLLLSLTDSALSKRLVVTKPKIAKGIQAASIVGACGGLGIMLSTLQAQIWLTKAEQLQLRQVNIDFPQLEQQLWQTWIFQERIDYDRQVNQLLQYNASRDPKILQSYITWSQQYLSHHVDQNVYAYRIAILHFSNKADEAEKQRHEASQIFSHDPRFQGPVAITSREGE, encoded by the coding sequence ATGCAAGTAATTAACCGAAAAGCTATTTTAGTCATGTTGCTAATTTATTTAGCATTGGCGATGCACGTCGTTATTCCTAGTATGGGCGGTAGCGGATTGCGGGTGCCGGGAAATATTGTCGCTTGGATATTCGTTGCGCTATCTGTGCTTGCTTATTGGTTGCTTAATCTTAATCAACCCATTATTACGACAACCACATCTAATCTAATTTCTATCGGCATATTATTGCTGCTACTTCCTCTGCTTTATACGTCAGAAAAATGGCTGAAAGAGGCAGTTCTGCAAATGGCTGGCATAGTGGCAGGGCTGGTCTTTTATTTCACCTTATTACAATGCCGCTTTAGCGCTCGCTGGCGCGTCTTGCTGCTTAATTTTTTGCTGTTTGCGACTTTGGTGCAGAGCGTCGTCGGGTTTATTCAGCTCACTCTGCTGCCCCCTAACTCAGTCTTGATGGCGCTGGGAGATGAGGGGGTTAGGCCAACCGGCGTGTTTCGTCAGGTCAATGTGATGGCCTCGTTTATGGCTACGGGACTGGCTTGTTCGCTGCATCTTCTTTATTTACCGCAATCGCTAAATACCAGAAGTAAAACGAGCGCAGTGATTCATCACTTAATGCATCTACAGCAGCTAGCAGCGCTGGTTTTACTGCCCGCAATGCTCATTTTGCTTCAGTCACGCGCTGGTTATATCGGTGCGATGGCTGTCGTACTGATTAACTTCTTATTACGCGCAAGGAGCCAGCCGCGTCGTACCGCTGTATTTATCTGCTTAATTATTGGCGGTATTTTGCTTGGCTATATCCTGATCGCCGGCGCAGATCTGGTTATCCCTGTCTCCCATGATGGTTCAAATCTGGAGCGTTGGAAGATCTTACAGATCACACTAGCGATGATGATGAATCATCCGGTTGTTGGTTGGGGATATGGCAGCTTTGAGTACAGCTTTGCCCATTTTGCCCTTGGCATGACACCACCGATAACCGGAATGGGCGTTATCACACACCCGCATAACGAGTTGTTGTTTGGCTGGGTTGAGGGGGGAATTGCGGCCCTAGCAGGGTATGTTGTTCTGGCCATCGCCTATTTCCGATTAATGGTAGTGGCATGGCGGAGAACGGATAAAAGTCAGTTTACATTGTGGCTGGTGATGCTGCCTTTTGCGGTGCATACCCAGTTGGAATATCCGTTTTATATGTCCACCGGGCATTGGCTCATTTTTTTACTGTTGTTAAGCCTTACGGATTCTGCGCTCTCTAAGCGGCTTGTTGTCACGAAGCCTAAGATTGCGAAGGGGATTCAAGCTGCGTCAATAGTCGGAGCATGCGGTGGTCTGGGGATCATGCTTTCTACATTGCAAGCTCAAATATGGTTGACCAAAGCCGAACAGCTACAGCTAAGACAGGTAAATATCGATTTCCCTCAATTAGAGCAACAGCTTTGGCAGACTTGGATATTTCAAGAACGCATTGATTACGACCGGCAGGTTAACCAGCTTTTGCAATATAACGCCAGTCGGGATCCTAAGATATTACAGAGCTATATCACGTGGTCGCAGCAATATCTTTCACACCATGTTGATCAAAATGTATATGCCTATCGTATTGCCATATTGCATTTCAGTAATAAAGCAGATGAGGCGGAAAAACAGCGTCATGAGGCTAGCCAAATATTTTCGCATGATCCCCGCTTTCAGGGGCCGGTAGCGATTACGTCAAGGGAGGGGGAATGA
- a CDS encoding EAL domain-containing protein: protein MTMFNHQSPAGIKLQPIVELKTDSIIGYEVLSYFTEDVDSEYYFQHAPENILISIFNQQVKQVASHPAGYHYFINLSVRDLLSSELESKIQLPPEQKLVIELQDPENLVNLSDVEKIQLVKNLERLRERHIAIWLDDLDESLLSTVCELNFYFDGIKIDKYAFWRTQSSPLELNQLVKRCYQITSNVLIEGIETLQHRDIAARSGASHLQGYLWPETIIQ, encoded by the coding sequence ATGACGATGTTTAACCATCAGTCTCCAGCAGGAATTAAGCTTCAGCCTATCGTTGAATTAAAAACCGACTCGATTATTGGTTATGAGGTGCTTAGCTATTTTACCGAGGACGTTGATTCTGAATATTACTTTCAGCATGCACCTGAAAATATATTAATTTCGATTTTCAACCAACAGGTTAAGCAGGTGGCGAGTCATCCTGCTGGATACCATTATTTTATAAATTTGTCGGTACGAGATCTATTGAGCTCGGAGTTAGAAAGTAAAATTCAGCTACCTCCAGAGCAGAAGCTGGTTATCGAACTACAGGATCCAGAAAACCTAGTTAATCTGAGTGATGTAGAGAAAATTCAATTAGTCAAAAATCTTGAGCGATTGCGTGAACGTCATATCGCTATTTGGCTCGACGATCTTGATGAATCACTATTGTCTACGGTCTGCGAGCTTAATTTTTATTTTGATGGCATCAAGATTGATAAGTATGCCTTTTGGCGTACTCAATCTTCTCCACTCGAGCTCAATCAACTAGTCAAAAGGTGTTATCAAATAACATCCAACGTATTAATTGAAGGTATTGAAACTTTACAGCATAGGGATATTGCTGCTCGCTCAGGCGCTAGCCATTTACAGGGCTATCTTTGGCCAGAAACAATAATCCAATAA
- a CDS encoding fimbrial protein, whose translation MKFLAVLCLALFSSISWATIDINFHGEVVSEPCEVDINSDGQSVDFGVTAIKTFYSEGRSDSKSFNIGLKNCDVSISKTVLVSFVGTEDNDQKGYLSLKSAQVKGLAIGIESVSGDVQSPSTLIPLNTGSAKFSLNQGANSFKFAAFLQASPKSIANHSITEGDFNTTAEFHLEYP comes from the coding sequence ATGAAGTTTTTAGCCGTGCTATGTTTAGCACTATTTTCAAGCATTTCATGGGCAACGATAGATATTAACTTTCATGGTGAAGTTGTCAGTGAACCCTGCGAGGTTGATATCAATTCTGATGGGCAGAGTGTTGATTTTGGTGTTACCGCGATTAAGACATTTTATTCAGAAGGTCGCTCTGATTCTAAATCTTTCAACATTGGTCTGAAAAACTGCGATGTATCAATTTCGAAAACGGTGCTGGTGTCTTTTGTTGGCACAGAAGATAACGATCAAAAAGGGTATCTCTCGTTAAAAAGTGCTCAGGTTAAAGGATTGGCTATCGGCATAGAGTCGGTGTCTGGCGATGTGCAAAGCCCGTCTACGCTTATCCCATTGAATACTGGGTCGGCTAAATTCAGCCTAAATCAAGGCGCTAACTCCTTTAAGTTTGCTGCATTTTTACAGGCATCGCCAAAAAGTATTGCCAACCACAGCATTACCGAAGGGGATTTTAATACGACGGCTGAATTTCATCTTGAATATCCCTAG
- a CDS encoding fimbrial protein, with amino-acid sequence MKHALFSKLHGKRLLPLAGLLFASFHASAFDCVEYGTNVVDKPAIDIGELAIPANVPDKTKVWESNPITVTAYCDNNVESNVRDYVTFYFNPKSMSLGQGLRLGVTYEGKDLEQNGQGLQVPGGGPVYKPGYGTPTSKIVTVTFRLYIRVDGKPPASGHYQGADQFVVFQLDGAGGINFQPKAKNLKYSLSGLTGTRFLSCGAQIKLYPENQNLDFGDIDRTTLSGGSILSKDFSVKAVKEGGCLEDFSLTSEFSTTETLLDSTHINLNNGVKLSFTDQDSKAVEFNKYTNFGSMKGITELSKNYKANISIIPGKTIKAGPFVATTIVKVNYY; translated from the coding sequence ATGAAACACGCTTTATTTTCAAAACTTCATGGAAAACGCCTGCTACCACTTGCGGGATTATTATTTGCATCGTTTCATGCCTCTGCTTTTGACTGCGTTGAATACGGCACCAATGTTGTCGACAAACCCGCTATCGATATCGGTGAATTAGCGATCCCCGCTAACGTTCCCGATAAGACCAAAGTATGGGAGTCTAACCCAATTACGGTTACCGCCTACTGTGACAATAACGTTGAGTCAAACGTAAGGGACTACGTCACTTTCTATTTCAACCCAAAATCTATGTCTCTCGGTCAAGGGCTGAGGCTTGGGGTGACTTATGAAGGAAAAGATCTTGAGCAAAATGGACAAGGATTGCAGGTACCTGGTGGCGGTCCTGTATATAAACCCGGCTACGGTACTCCAACCTCTAAGATCGTTACTGTTACTTTCCGCCTTTATATTCGTGTAGACGGTAAACCGCCAGCCTCAGGGCACTATCAGGGAGCCGATCAATTTGTCGTATTCCAGCTTGATGGCGCCGGTGGGATCAACTTCCAGCCTAAGGCTAAAAACCTCAAATACTCTTTATCAGGCTTAACCGGAACACGTTTTTTAAGCTGCGGCGCGCAGATAAAACTCTATCCAGAAAATCAGAATCTCGACTTTGGTGATATTGACCGAACAACGCTCAGCGGCGGCAGCATACTCTCAAAAGATTTCAGCGTAAAAGCGGTCAAGGAAGGCGGATGCCTTGAAGATTTCTCCTTAACATCTGAGTTCTCAACAACTGAAACCCTGCTTGATAGCACGCATATTAATTTAAACAACGGCGTAAAACTCAGTTTTACAGACCAAGATAGCAAAGCCGTTGAGTTCAATAAATATACTAATTTCGGTAGTATGAAAGGTATTACTGAGCTGAGTAAAAATTACAAAGCCAATATTTCAATAATACCGGGCAAAACGATTAAGGCCGGACCTTTCGTGGCAACGACGATCGTTAAAGTCAATTACTATTAA